Proteins from a genomic interval of Spiroplasma diminutum CUAS-1:
- a CDS encoding ABC transporter permease, whose product MVSSLMEYLSIYFAVFSLAALAGLIAERSGVVNVGIEGYMIIGALTTSLFGQSFSESMGNTSQIIALLLGAIAGGIVSFLHSFAAIKLKADQIIAGTSINLLAQGFGLYLATSGAKTQIESGYITITFDSYKFLSIYLIIAILVTLISGLYFSFTRTGMRHISAGENPNALEAAGVNVIRYRVVAVFISGVIASLAGGIYLLTAGNANFYGTANGMGFLALAIMILGQWRVKFVLLGAASFALFFSISKAVPINLSGGWLQKNSKLFQVLPFVISLITMVVLSKWSKPPAALGIPYDKAKR is encoded by the coding sequence ATGGTATCTAGTTTAATGGAATATTTATCAATTTATTTTGCTGTATTTTCTCTCGCTGCTTTAGCAGGACTTATTGCTGAAAGATCAGGTGTTGTAAACGTTGGGATAGAAGGTTATATGATAATTGGTGCATTAACTACTTCACTTTTTGGTCAATCTTTTTCTGAATCAATGGGTAATACAAGTCAAATCATTGCACTACTACTTGGTGCAATAGCTGGAGGAATAGTTTCATTTCTTCATTCATTTGCTGCAATTAAATTAAAAGCGGATCAAATTATAGCGGGAACTTCTATTAACCTTCTTGCACAAGGTTTTGGTTTATATCTAGCGACTTCTGGTGCAAAAACACAAATTGAATCAGGATATATTACAATTACATTTGATTCATATAAATTCTTGTCAATTTATTTAATAATAGCAATTTTAGTTACATTAATATCTGGACTTTACTTTTCTTTTACAAGAACAGGTATGAGACATATTTCAGCAGGGGAAAATCCAAATGCTTTGGAAGCAGCTGGAGTAAATGTTATAAGATATAGAGTTGTTGCAGTATTTATTTCAGGTGTTATAGCATCATTGGCTGGGGGAATATATCTTCTAACAGCTGGAAATGCTAATTTCTATGGAACTGCAAATGGTATGGGTTTCTTAGCCTTAGCAATTATGATTTTGGGACAATGAAGAGTTAAGTTTGTTCTTTTAGGAGCAGCAAGTTTTGCATTATTCTTCTCAATTTCAAAAGCTGTACCAATTAATTTAAGTGGTGGATGATTACAAAAGAATAGTAAATTGTTTCAAGTTTTACCTTTTGTAATATCTCTGATTACAATGGTTGTACTTTCTAAGTGATCAAAACCTCCAGCTGCTTTAGGTATACCTTATGATAAAGCTAAACGCTAA
- the deoD gene encoding purine-nucleoside phosphorylase: MSKTPTPHINAKKEDIAKIVLMPGDPLRAKKIAEVYLENVKLVNEVRNMFIYTGTYKGIEVTIAGSGMGCPSIGIYSYELFKFYDVDYIIRVGSGGSYNENINVYDIYNVKEAFGESNYAKIAANIDSNIIESGQDLFNKIEMVAANKGIKTHKGRCHSSDVFYRYDDSMNFAKQNKLDVVEMESYALFANAIVTNKQAACLLTISDSFITNEATTAEERQNNFMQMIELALDTALELK, from the coding sequence ATGTCAAAAACACCGACACCACATATTAATGCTAAAAAAGAAGATATAGCAAAAATAGTTTTAATGCCAGGAGATCCACTTAGAGCTAAAAAAATTGCTGAAGTTTACTTGGAAAATGTAAAACTTGTAAATGAAGTTAGAAATATGTTTATATACACAGGAACATATAAGGGAATAGAAGTAACTATTGCAGGAAGTGGAATGGGGTGTCCAAGTATTGGTATCTATTCATATGAACTTTTTAAATTTTATGATGTTGACTATATTATAAGAGTTGGTAGTGGAGGAAGTTATAATGAAAATATAAATGTTTATGATATTTATAATGTAAAAGAAGCTTTTGGAGAAAGTAACTACGCAAAAATAGCTGCAAATATTGATTCAAATATTATTGAATCAGGACAGGACTTATTTAATAAAATTGAAATGGTTGCTGCAAATAAAGGTATTAAAACACATAAAGGACGTTGTCATTCATCTGATGTTTTTTATAGATATGATGATTCAATGAATTTTGCAAAACAAAATAAACTTGATGTAGTTGAAATGGAATCTTATGCATTATTTGCAAATGCAATTGTTACAAACAAGCAAGCTGCTTGTCTATTAACAATATCAGATAGTTTTATAACAAATGAGGCAACAACAGCTGAAGAAAGACAAAATAATTTTATGCAAATGATTGAATTAGCATTAGATACAGCTTTAGAATTAAAATAA
- the tsaD gene encoding tRNA (adenosine(37)-N6)-threonylcarbamoyltransferase complex transferase subunit TsaD: protein MNILAIESSCDEFSISIMSDSKILSNIISSQIKDHSKYGGVVPELASRLHVENFHWVLIEAIEKSEIQLEDIDYISYTSNPGLIGSLIIGKLVAQTLAMYLGKPLKEMNHIEGHIYGANIEEKFIYPVLALVVSGGHTQIQLLEKPLDFKIIGTTQDDAVGECYDKVARVLGLEYPGGPKIDILAREGNKNRYVLPISKNDGTYDFSFSGLKTASLNLINKLNQNKEEINIQDFCASFQNTAIETLMIKFRRAVKELKPKTITVVGGVSANSSIRNKFYDIAREYNIEKVIVPNMEYCTDNAAMIAELTKEYIRTESKMED, encoded by the coding sequence ATGAATATTTTAGCTATCGAATCAAGTTGTGACGAATTTAGTATTTCTATAATGAGCGATAGCAAAATTCTATCAAATATCATATCGAGTCAAATTAAAGATCACTCTAAATATGGTGGAGTAGTTCCAGAGTTAGCTTCAAGACTTCATGTTGAAAATTTTCACTGAGTTTTAATTGAAGCAATTGAAAAAAGTGAAATTCAATTAGAAGATATAGATTATATTTCTTATACTTCAAATCCTGGATTAATAGGAAGTTTAATTATTGGAAAACTTGTTGCTCAAACTCTTGCGATGTATTTAGGAAAACCATTAAAAGAAATGAATCACATTGAAGGTCATATATATGGAGCCAATATTGAAGAAAAATTTATTTATCCAGTATTAGCACTTGTTGTGAGTGGTGGTCATACACAAATTCAACTTCTTGAAAAACCATTGGATTTTAAAATAATAGGTACAACCCAAGATGATGCTGTTGGAGAATGTTATGATAAAGTAGCAAGAGTTTTAGGATTGGAATATCCAGGTGGTCCTAAAATTGATATTTTAGCAAGAGAAGGAAATAAAAATAGATACGTATTACCAATCAGTAAAAATGATGGTACATATGATTTCTCATTTTCTGGTTTAAAAACAGCGAGTTTAAATTTGATAAATAAGTTAAATCAAAATAAAGAAGAAATTAACATTCAAGATTTTTGTGCAAGTTTTCAAAATACAGCTATTGAAACTTTAATGATAAAATTTCGAAGAGCTGTAAAGGAATTAAAACCAAAAACTATTACAGTGGTTGGTGGAGTTAGTGCTAATTCAAGCATAAGAAATAAATTTTATGATATAGCAAGAGAGTATAATATTGAGAAAGTAATAGTTCCAAATATGGAATATTGTACAGATAATGCTGCAATGATTGCAGAATTAACAAAAGAATATATAAGAACAGAAAGTAAAATGGAGGACTAA
- a CDS encoding MurR/RpiR family transcriptional regulator produces the protein MRSFLSKLTTIDDKDLTIKEKKIVEYIKGHLKEIVDTNMKIERMAQEAGTGYSAIYGLLKKLNIKGFRDFAISLANDAENQEINIAKNDENVVSGYINIIKQNYALIEKKSIFETLNIIKSSRRIFFCYWENLLSGPAHELSNFFYNSGYNVYLLDSDQDTIKDRISTSNSEDVFVFFTRYGNSSRLDNVINELGEMNRKIIYISGKVASSDVTKYLNSIHTLIVDNPDTSIYKGHISNSVPFNYFNDLLIYHFLNSDK, from the coding sequence ATGCGCTCATTTTTAAGCAAATTAACTACTATTGATGATAAAGATTTAACTATTAAAGAAAAGAAAATTGTTGAATATATTAAAGGACATCTAAAAGAGATAGTAGATACAAATATGAAAATTGAAAGAATGGCACAAGAAGCTGGAACTGGTTACAGTGCGATCTATGGATTATTAAAAAAATTAAATATTAAAGGATTTAGAGATTTTGCAATTTCACTTGCAAATGATGCTGAAAATCAAGAAATCAACATAGCTAAAAATGATGAAAATGTTGTTTCAGGTTATATAAACATAATCAAGCAAAATTATGCATTAATTGAAAAGAAATCGATTTTTGAAACTCTTAATATTATTAAATCTTCAAGAAGAATTTTCTTTTGCTATTGAGAAAATTTACTATCAGGACCAGCACATGAACTTTCGAATTTCTTCTATAATAGTGGATATAATGTTTATTTATTGGATAGTGACCAAGATACAATTAAAGATAGAATAAGCACATCGAATAGTGAAGATGTTTTTGTATTCTTTACAAGATATGGTAATTCTTCAAGACTTGATAATGTAATTAATGAACTTGGTGAAATGAATAGAAAAATTATTTATATATCAGGTAAAGTTGCATCAAGTGATGTTACAAAGTATTTAAATTCAATACATACTTTGATTGTTGATAATCCAGATACAAGTATTTATAAGGGTCACATTTCAAATTCTGTACCATTTAATTACTTTAATGATTTACTTATTTATCATTTCCTAAATTCAGATAAATAG
- a CDS encoding alpha/beta hydrolase: MNKTKKIRKKTLVNSIKRGFRIFYNSLETPFFESSIRVSKKIKKFNKTKEDKKWMKELLTTNKVIKRFYKRPELQVLDIDNIQSIYFKSRDQINLAGLVYEPNKNSNKWVIACHWFAGHKSLALHHAMIFAKMGYNIMVFDFRGHGQSQDDSTTMGAKEKHDLMGAVDWLKENRKIDQLALMGTSMGGFVVNYCSFFYKDEFKELNLKFVVSDVAYGSVFSLFLHIRNIYLFFLPKKRTKKVIERLILKQSKQENNLNFHEVSIFHLLREYGNKELFPTLFLHSSDDKVTSSADTYELLIKRSFKEDDYLVFNFSMHTQGIRFHFKSFNYKIAEFINRFEEDDTKFKNIVDQWKLLKFDKKDQLSLLLN; this comes from the coding sequence ATGAATAAAACTAAAAAAATAAGAAAAAAAACTTTAGTTAATAGTATAAAAAGGGGTTTTAGGATTTTTTATAATAGTTTAGAAACTCCATTTTTCGAATCTTCAATTAGAGTTTCAAAAAAAATTAAGAAATTTAATAAAACAAAAGAAGATAAAAAATGAATGAAAGAACTTTTAACTACTAATAAAGTGATTAAAAGATTTTATAAAAGACCAGAATTACAGGTACTGGATATTGATAATATCCAATCAATTTATTTCAAATCAAGAGATCAAATTAATTTAGCAGGTTTGGTCTACGAACCAAATAAAAATTCAAACAAATGAGTCATTGCTTGTCACTGATTTGCAGGTCATAAATCTTTGGCACTTCATCATGCTATGATTTTTGCAAAAATGGGTTATAACATCATGGTTTTTGATTTTAGAGGACATGGACAATCTCAAGATGATTCAACAACTATGGGAGCAAAAGAAAAGCATGATCTTATGGGAGCAGTTGATTGATTAAAAGAAAATAGAAAAATCGACCAATTAGCTCTTATGGGGACTAGTATGGGTGGTTTTGTAGTTAATTATTGTTCATTCTTCTATAAAGATGAATTTAAAGAACTAAATCTTAAATTTGTTGTTTCTGATGTTGCTTATGGTAGTGTATTTAGTCTATTTTTACATATTAGAAATATATATTTGTTCTTTTTGCCAAAAAAAAGAACAAAAAAAGTTATTGAAAGATTGATTTTAAAACAAAGTAAACAAGAAAATAATTTAAACTTTCACGAAGTAAGTATATTTCATTTATTAAGAGAATATGGAAATAAGGAATTATTCCCTACATTATTTCTACATTCCTCAGATGATAAAGTAACAAGTTCAGCAGATACATATGAATTACTTATAAAAAGATCGTTTAAAGAAGATGATTATTTGGTGTTTAACTTTTCAATGCACACACAAGGAATAAGATTTCATTTTAAATCATTTAATTATAAAATTGCAGAATTCATAAATAGGTTTGAAGAAGATGATACTAAATTTAAGAATATAGTTGATCAGTGAAAACTTTTAAAATTTGACAAAAAGGATCAATTATCATTGTTGTTAAATTAG
- the asnS gene encoding asparagine--tRNA ligase, with protein MIDIRELYLKYKDIKEVKLIARVRNNRQGKVVSFLILNDGTTLNDVQVVYKTDTKGYQEAIQARVSSIVEIKGNIILTPGKQQEFEIQAEEIVLLDQAIEEYPLQKKEHSPEFLREISHLRARTKTFQAIFRIRSIAAFAIHKFFQEQNYVYVNTPIITGNDAEGAGESFIVSTRDDANYEEDFFAKKASLTVSGQLHGEAYAQAFKNIYTFGPTFRAENSNTSKHAAEFWMIEPEMAFCDLNENLKIIEDLVRYTINYIFENAKEELDFCNSNLEEGLIEKLNTVRNSKFAINTYEEVIEILKDAVKNGHSFEESNIEFGLDLGTEHERFICEVVNKCPTFVTNYPKEIKAFYMKQNSDNKTVAAADLLVPGIGELVGGSQREDDFEKIIQRCKEMGIEPEDLDWYNELRNYGYYKSAGFGLGFERLIMYVTGASNIRDVISFPRTPRNLIF; from the coding sequence ATGATAGACATTAGAGAATTATATTTAAAATATAAAGACATTAAAGAAGTAAAATTAATAGCTAGAGTTAGAAATAATAGACAAGGTAAAGTTGTAAGTTTTTTAATTTTAAACGATGGTACTACATTGAATGATGTTCAAGTTGTATATAAAACTGATACAAAAGGATATCAAGAAGCAATTCAGGCAAGGGTCAGTTCTATTGTAGAAATTAAGGGAAATATAATATTAACTCCAGGTAAACAACAAGAGTTTGAAATTCAAGCTGAAGAAATAGTTTTATTGGATCAAGCAATTGAAGAATATCCTTTACAAAAAAAAGAACATTCTCCAGAATTTTTAAGAGAAATTTCACATTTAAGAGCAAGAACAAAAACTTTTCAAGCGATATTTAGAATTAGATCTATTGCAGCATTTGCAATTCACAAATTTTTTCAAGAGCAAAACTATGTTTATGTTAATACTCCTATAATAACTGGAAATGATGCTGAAGGAGCAGGAGAATCATTTATTGTTAGTACAAGAGATGATGCAAATTATGAAGAAGATTTTTTTGCAAAAAAAGCAAGTTTAACTGTATCAGGTCAATTGCATGGTGAAGCATATGCTCAGGCTTTTAAAAATATATATACTTTTGGACCAACTTTTAGAGCAGAAAATTCAAATACTTCAAAACACGCAGCAGAATTTTGAATGATAGAACCAGAAATGGCATTTTGTGATTTAAATGAAAATTTAAAAATAATTGAAGATTTAGTTAGATATACTATTAATTATATTTTTGAAAATGCAAAAGAAGAACTAGATTTCTGTAATTCCAATTTAGAAGAAGGTTTAATAGAAAAATTAAACACTGTAAGAAATTCTAAATTTGCTATAAACACATATGAAGAAGTAATAGAAATATTAAAAGATGCTGTAAAAAATGGTCATTCTTTTGAAGAATCAAATATTGAATTTGGTTTAGATTTAGGAACAGAACATGAGAGATTTATATGTGAAGTTGTTAATAAATGTCCAACATTTGTAACAAATTACCCTAAAGAAATTAAAGCTTTTTATATGAAACAAAATTCAGACAACAAAACTGTTGCAGCAGCAGATTTACTTGTTCCTGGAATTGGTGAATTAGTAGGGGGAAGTCAACGTGAAGATGACTTTGAAAAAATCATTCAGAGATGTAAAGAAATGGGCATTGAACCAGAAGACTTAGATTGATACAATGAATTAAGAAATTATGGATATTACAAATCTGCTGGATTTGGATTAGGGTTTGAAAGACTTATTATGTATGTAACTGGTGCTTCAAATATAAGAGATGTAATTTCTTTCCCAAGAACACCAAGGAATCTGATTTTTTAA
- a CDS encoding glycosyltransferase family 2 protein, whose product MLVSFVITWQEIEEKIDTTLKSVLDQTDNDYEIILISDKMLEDNEEFIVLRKYFWDINRIKTVVNSSIQGASVCWNTAIDLAEGQYIKFITQGDTINPNFVKTLKEELQKYDDEELDIIEYNIQLNGLSDKTIDTYLQKGKVYNLNRDYEPYAHISATLSNKIFRTNLLKEFGFKFRRFVRFDMLFTYKVLGQTDSYVFLDTKEPLESMYLGKVSYSVFDLVNQWTHILNYYRRIGKFKDLKDYLNYAYYKTLIHIWLWNIRKYDNKLLIKKAATFASRKFEDKREDFMKNNKAYLETNDVRFKEIVQGFSSYIKELMKLAR is encoded by the coding sequence ATGCTAGTTTCATTTGTTATTACATGACAAGAAATAGAAGAAAAAATTGATACAACTTTAAAAAGTGTATTAGATCAAACTGATAATGATTATGAAATTATTTTAATCTCAGATAAAATGTTGGAAGATAATGAAGAATTTATAGTTCTAAGAAAGTATTTTTGAGATATCAATAGAATTAAAACAGTAGTAAACAGTTCAATTCAAGGTGCATCTGTTTGTTGAAATACAGCAATTGATTTAGCTGAGGGTCAATATATTAAATTTATCACTCAAGGTGATACTATAAATCCAAATTTTGTAAAAACTTTAAAAGAAGAATTACAAAAGTATGATGATGAGGAACTAGATATAATAGAATATAATATTCAATTAAACGGACTTTCTGATAAAACAATTGATACATATTTACAAAAAGGAAAAGTTTATAATTTAAATAGAGATTATGAACCTTATGCACATATAAGCGCTACTCTATCAAATAAAATATTTAGAACAAACCTTCTTAAAGAATTTGGTTTTAAATTTAGAAGATTTGTAAGATTTGATATGTTATTTACATATAAAGTATTAGGACAAACTGATTCATATGTATTCTTGGATACAAAAGAACCTTTAGAATCAATGTATTTAGGAAAGGTTTCATATTCAGTATTTGATTTAGTAAATCAATGAACACACATTTTAAACTATTACAGAAGAATTGGTAAGTTTAAGGATCTAAAAGATTATTTAAATTATGCATATTATAAAACATTAATCCATATATGATTATGAAATATCAGAAAATATGATAATAAATTATTAATTAAGAAAGCTGCAACTTTTGCAAGTAGAAAATTCGAAGATAAAAGAGAAGACTTTATGAAAAATAATAAAGCATATTTAGAAACTAATGATGTTAGATTTAAAGAAATAGTTCAAGGTTTCTCTAGTTATATAAAAGAATTAATGAAGCTTGCAAGATAA
- a CDS encoding RDD family protein, translated as MGRIFFARLFDIIICSIPTIILIFLNPIKSWQTLLINISISQILLFFYFVLLPYFSKGNTFGKFLFKLRLKKIKDSKLKLRDIFLREFYFLYIPLIFQLLSQTIMGIILFTSPHDSENGFLLKLINNISYTFLAIWFIYIPLTIYLQKENISAIDLKLGTRVFFLEKIIKNEKRESKNTHVHLQNDKPGKIDIKEIEKIIGEENE; from the coding sequence TTGGGAAGAATTTTTTTTGCTAGACTTTTTGATATTATTATTTGTTCTATACCAACAATAATTTTGATCTTTTTAAATCCAATAAAAAGTTGACAAACTTTACTTATAAATATTAGTATAAGTCAAATATTATTATTCTTTTATTTTGTATTATTACCATACTTTTCAAAAGGAAATACTTTTGGTAAATTTCTTTTTAAATTAAGATTAAAAAAAATAAAAGATAGCAAATTAAAACTAAGAGATATTTTTCTTAGAGAATTTTATTTTTTATATATTCCTTTGATATTTCAATTACTTTCACAAACTATCATGGGAATAATTCTTTTCACATCTCCCCATGACTCAGAAAATGGATTCTTATTAAAACTTATAAATAATATAAGCTATACTTTTTTAGCTATTTGATTTATTTATATACCTTTAACAATTTATTTACAAAAAGAAAACATTTCAGCAATTGATTTAAAATTGGGAACTAGAGTTTTCTTTTTAGAAAAAATTATAAAGAATGAAAAAAGGGAAAGCAAAAATACGCATGTTCATTTGCAAAATGATAAACCAGGAAAAATTGATATTAAAGAAATAGAAAAAATTATAGGTGAGGAAAATGAATAA
- a CDS encoding serine hydrolase domain-containing protein: MNKFKNVENKILEIIEKNFFTGAVIQINQNKKTIFSYSYGINDIDKQTFMNEDLIFRGYSLTKTVTVASFLTLIDKKIISLDDKLSKFFPEFTEMKVLNKEGMQEINKSNNPILIKHLLTMTSGFTYFGNKNITQKETTKLLAKFVEKENDTYINYETFMKMLSNIPLEFEPGTNWRYGISLDVLAAVIEKVTKRKFSDFVKETIFEPLEMNDSDFYLKDKNREAKVYSWNLIEDKPTLTKVENFNFLFQEIDKIPQMPMGGAGIFTTVKDYSKFLDFLLDGKDSKGNQILSSHILNEMKSDQLKEIRKYFKWTLNDEYSYGYGVRVRMENTNYPLTEIGEFGWDGLLGSTGLADPKNKFTVCLMLSSKPGHNKLIESEFFDSLYKDLANYKY; this comes from the coding sequence ATGAATAAATTTAAAAATGTTGAAAATAAAATTTTAGAAATTATTGAAAAGAATTTTTTTACGGGTGCTGTAATTCAAATTAATCAGAATAAGAAAACTATTTTTTCATATAGTTATGGAATTAATGATATTGATAAACAAACATTTATGAATGAAGATTTAATCTTTAGGGGGTATTCACTAACAAAAACTGTCACTGTGGCTTCATTTTTGACATTAATAGATAAGAAAATAATTTCTCTTGATGATAAGTTATCAAAATTTTTTCCTGAATTTACTGAAATGAAAGTTTTAAACAAAGAAGGTATGCAAGAAATTAATAAGAGTAACAATCCAATTTTAATAAAGCATTTATTAACTATGACATCAGGTTTTACGTATTTTGGTAATAAAAACATTACACAAAAGGAAACAACTAAATTACTTGCTAAATTTGTTGAAAAAGAAAATGATACTTATATTAATTATGAAACATTTATGAAAATGCTTTCAAATATTCCATTAGAATTTGAACCTGGGACTAATTGAAGATATGGAATATCTTTAGACGTATTGGCTGCAGTTATTGAAAAGGTAACTAAAAGAAAATTTAGTGATTTTGTTAAAGAAACTATTTTTGAACCATTGGAAATGAATGATAGCGATTTTTATTTAAAAGATAAAAATAGGGAAGCTAAAGTATATAGTTGAAATTTAATAGAAGATAAACCAACTTTAACAAAAGTTGAAAATTTCAATTTCTTATTTCAAGAAATTGATAAAATTCCTCAAATGCCTATGGGTGGTGCAGGAATTTTTACAACCGTAAAAGATTATTCCAAATTTTTGGATTTCCTTTTAGATGGAAAAGACTCAAAAGGAAATCAAATTTTAAGTTCTCATATTTTAAATGAAATGAAAAGTGATCAGTTAAAAGAAATAAGAAAATATTTTAAGTGAACATTAAATGATGAGTATAGTTATGGCTATGGTGTAAGAGTAAGAATGGAAAATACAAATTATCCTTTAACAGAAATTGGTGAGTTTGGATGAGATGGGCTTTTAGGTTCAACTGGACTTGCTGATCCTAAAAATAAATTTACAGTTTGTTTAATGTTAAGTTCAAAACCCGGACATAATAAATTAATTGAATCAGAATTTTTTGATTCTCTTTATAAAGATTTAGCAAATTATAAATATTAA
- a CDS encoding ATP-dependent helicase — MLEELLKQLNDEQLESVITTDVPLRIIAGAGSGKTRVITTKVAYLIEKEKIVPSKILAVTFTNKAAQEMKNRVKKIIPNLDRNPLITTFHSFCVRVLREDCEYIGISKDFTIIDASDQGKIIRDIIKRLDIGNDKNKPEKKILSKISNWKSKQLSWEEAYEETFNIAEKKWAKAFRDYEQYLNEKNYLDFDDLILKVHKLFNDNLDVREKWKKRFDYIMVDEFQDTNYTQFDLIKWLTGSRNNLTVVGDPDQTIYSWRGAKVSIILNFKEQFKNSRTVMLTENYRSTKPILDIANEFIDNNKNREKKDIFTQKKDGEIVHVKEVASRNFEAKFVSKKIKELIEKGEYKYSDIYILYRTNAWSQEFEKEFQNQKIPFQLIGGFKFRDRKVIKDVTALLRAVVFKDDLSMERVFGFTPKVGAVTSSRIKQAAEEFDLNLFDFLTSQHTEVNAISKNLNYLIKCLTKSRLLFEENKSLLELTEFLVKESGYKDRLDLKDKEDIESLQNLEAYYDQMEKYDTYYNETENELNRAVTFLQEEALSSDEESNEEINKVTLLTIHSAKGLENKVVFIVGLNKDIFPSKMSFYSMESLEEERRAFYVAITRAQELLYISYVSGEYSYISSGELGASRFIQELNPELYDIEKNIYFHSNNETSSGYKGKPNLELKPQKLEAGVVKGNDIKHIIFGKGKVVRVIDKYISVAFVDPKQGVKMIPINSNTWEKVE; from the coding sequence ATGTTAGAAGAATTATTAAAACAGTTAAATGATGAACAATTAGAATCTGTTATTACAACAGATGTTCCATTAAGAATTATTGCAGGAGCGGGAAGTGGTAAAACTAGAGTTATTACAACTAAAGTTGCTTATTTAATTGAAAAAGAAAAAATTGTACCTTCTAAAATTTTAGCAGTGACTTTTACAAACAAAGCTGCTCAAGAAATGAAAAATAGAGTAAAAAAAATAATTCCTAATTTAGATAGAAATCCTTTAATTACAACATTTCACTCCTTTTGTGTAAGAGTTTTGAGAGAAGATTGTGAATATATAGGAATTTCTAAGGACTTTACAATCATTGATGCATCAGATCAAGGAAAAATTATAAGAGATATAATTAAAAGACTTGATATTGGAAATGATAAAAATAAACCTGAGAAAAAAATACTTTCAAAAATTAGTAATTGAAAATCAAAACAACTTTCATGAGAAGAAGCATATGAAGAAACTTTCAATATAGCTGAAAAGAAATGAGCAAAAGCATTTAGAGATTATGAACAATATCTAAATGAAAAAAATTATTTAGATTTTGATGATTTAATTTTAAAAGTTCACAAATTATTTAATGATAATCTTGACGTTAGAGAAAAATGAAAAAAGAGATTTGATTATATAATGGTTGATGAATTTCAAGATACAAACTATACACAATTTGATTTAATTAAATGATTAACCGGGTCAAGAAATAATTTAACGGTTGTTGGAGATCCTGACCAAACAATTTATTCTTGAAGAGGAGCAAAAGTTAGTATAATTCTTAATTTTAAAGAACAATTTAAAAACTCAAGAACTGTAATGTTAACAGAAAATTATAGATCAACTAAACCAATTTTAGATATAGCAAATGAATTTATTGATAATAATAAAAATAGAGAAAAAAAAGATATTTTTACACAAAAAAAAGACGGAGAGATTGTTCATGTAAAAGAAGTTGCTTCAAGAAATTTTGAAGCAAAATTTGTTTCTAAAAAAATTAAAGAATTGATTGAAAAAGGAGAATATAAATATTCAGATATTTATATTCTGTATAGAACAAATGCATGATCTCAAGAATTTGAAAAAGAATTTCAAAATCAAAAAATTCCATTTCAATTAATTGGTGGATTTAAATTTAGAGATAGAAAAGTTATTAAAGATGTAACTGCACTTTTAAGAGCGGTTGTATTTAAAGATGATTTATCAATGGAAAGAGTTTTTGGTTTTACTCCAAAGGTTGGTGCAGTTACATCTTCAAGAATTAAACAAGCAGCTGAAGAATTTGATTTAAATCTTTTTGACTTTTTAACCTCACAACATACAGAAGTAAATGCAATATCAAAAAATTTAAATTATTTAATTAAATGCTTAACAAAAAGTAGATTACTCTTTGAAGAAAATAAGAGTTTATTGGAATTAACCGAATTTTTAGTAAAAGAATCAGGTTATAAAGATAGATTAGATTTAAAAGATAAAGAAGATATTGAATCACTTCAAAATCTAGAAGCATATTATGATCAAATGGAGAAATATGATACTTATTATAATGAAACTGAAAATGAATTAAATAGAGCAGTTACTTTTTTACAAGAAGAAGCACTCTCAAGTGATGAAGAGAGCAATGAAGAAATAAATAAAGTCACATTGTTAACAATTCATTCTGCAAAAGGATTAGAAAATAAAGTAGTCTTTATTGTAGGTTTAAATAAAGATATATTCCCTTCAAAAATGAGCTTTTATTCAATGGAAAGTTTAGAAGAAGAAAGAAGAGCATTTTATGTAGCTATAACTAGAGCACAAGAACTTTTATATATAAGTTATGTTTCTGGTGAATATTCATATATATCAAGTGGTGAATTGGGAGCATCTAGATTTATACAAGAATTAAATCCTGAACTCTATGATATTGAAAAAAACATATACTTTCACTCAAATAATGAAACATCAAGCGGATATAAAGGTAAACCCAATTTAGAGCTAAAACCTCAAAAATTAGAGGCTGGTGTAGTTAAGGGAAATGATATAAAGCATATAATATTTGGTAAAGGTAAGGTTGTTAGAGTAATTGATAAATACATATCAGTGGCTTTTGTAGACCCAAAACAGGGTGTTAAAATGATTCCTATAAATTCTAATACTTGAGAAAAAGTGGAATAA